DNA sequence from the Oscillatoria sp. FACHB-1406 genome:
GGTGAAGAACTGGCTAGCCTCGGTCAGTACGAACAAGCCTTGAACTGCTACGATAAATCCCTAAACCTACAGCCCGACAATATTCAAGCTTGGATTCAATATGGCTGCATTCTCACGCAACTCGATCGCTATGCAGAAGCTTTAATTGGATTTGAAGCCGCCTTAGCCCTCGATCCTCGCGATGAAACGGCTTTATTATTCAAAGGTGTTGCGTTACATCAACTTGGCGATTACGAGCAAGCTTATTTAGTCTACGATCGCGCCGAAGGCGTAGAGCGCGGGATGCTATCGACCCAACTGTTACACTTGGGTCATAAACTCCTCGCAGCTTGTGGGTTCTCCAAGCCGAAAGCGCCCGTTGCTCCCGGCGAGCGAGTGAAGCGTTGATGGAAACCTTCGCCGTCTCTCACCCCTAACGCAAAGCGGGACGTTGGAGCCAACGTCCCGAGATGAGGTATAAAAATGAGTCTGCTGTCGAAAGTCCCTCAACGGTCGATCTTCCGATAATTTAGGCTTGTGCTTCAATTTCAACTCACTCTACTCGATAACTGAAAATTCGCCCGCTAAACGATCTTCAAACATATCAAAAGTCCTATCAAGCTGAGTCAGTTCAAACACAATCCGGACTGCGGGCGGTACGGAACAGAAGATCAGACGTTTGTTCAAACTGTTCGCCAGACGATAGGCCGTTACCAGTGTCATCAAGCCAGCACTATCGAGAAATTCAACCTTTGATAAATCAAGCTGCAACACTGAGAGCGCGGGTTTGGCAAGTTTTTTCATCAACTGCCCTCTTAACTCTTCTGCATTCACCGCAGTTATACTGCCAAACAGTTCGATGGTTGCAATTTTTTCGGAGACGATTGAATGAGTCACGGCTTCTGTCTTTAATCCTTAACTAAGAGGTGTGAAGTTATCTCAATGTTCTGACGATAACGATAATTTTCGCGAGCGACTAGAGGTTTCCGCCAAATTTGTCGAATCTTTATTAAAATCTGAAGATGCTTGAAGATTGTATGAATTTTAGGGAGAACTGGCTCTATTTGTAATTTCAATCACTTTCTGGCATCGTCCAATTTGCTAGAGTTGGCGTTCTCACGCGCAACCCTAAAATCGGGCTTATTCGCGAATAACTATCAATTTAATAAGCAGTTTCTAAATCTTTCAATTCTGACAATAGCACGAACCCAAAAAACTTAGTGATTCAGATCAACGCGCGCGACCACCGAAAGAGGGATGATAAGAAATGCCCAGTTCCAGGTATACAGCCGTGAATACGACCTATTCGATTCGCCTTCTCGTTGGAAAAGCGCTCCACCTGCGACAGTTAACGCCTGATATCGAAAACGCTATTAACTCAGAACTGACACGCCTGGGTTATATCTCGGATATTGACTACGAAGCATTAGAACTTCTCATGGCTGAAATGGATGCGGGACGAATTCAGCTTGTGGCAAGTCCTTAAAACGGTGTTCTCTTCACCTCTATCATCGCGAAACGGCGGCTAAATCGTCGTAGAAGGCTTTTTGGTCGAAAGTATACTCTTGACCTAAGAAACCCACTATTTTCTCGGCATCTTCAGCAGCATTTTGCAAGCAGGTAGAAGCACCCGGGGAAGGGGTAATATTGAAGAGAATTTTATCCCCGATAATTTTGGCTTGCCCGAGTTCGAGGCTGCGAGTTTTAAGGTTGACGATCTGCGGTCGCAGACCGCCATAACCGCGCGCGTATCGTAAATCTTGGAAACGAATATCGGGAACAATTTTTCTGACTTCGCGTAGGAATAATTGCTTACCAATTCCGGGAACATCGTAGAGAAAATTGCGAAGAATATAGGTAAAAAAGAAGGGATCGGCAAGAATTTTTAAAAAACTGGCGATCGCGTCAAGACTCAGCCCCGCAGTGCGTAAATAATCCCAAAAGGTTTGATAGTTGTGCCGTTCCAGCAGCGGTACGACTTTCGCCGTCGGACCGAAGCGGGTGGTATTGGGATCGTCTACCTCCGGATCGCCATGAATCGCTGCAAAAGGTAGCTTTTTAAGCTGTACGCTATACACTTTTCCCTGCAAAACTTGCGGCGCGCTATAAAAACTTCCCGCCGCACAAAGTAGGGCGTAATGACTTCCGTAACCGAGGGATTTAGCAAACAGCAAACTATGCGCCCCCGCAGCAACCGTAACGGTTTTAGCTAAAATCGAACCGCGATCGCTCTCGAGGCGATACAATTCTCCCTCACGTTCGATTTTATTAATCGCAGTTCCTAACCGAAGGTCAATCTTTTTATCGGTACGTTCTAAGGCGCGATCGAGAAACGATTGAGAGAGTTTTTGAAAGTCGATTGTATAACCTTCCGGGGTATAAAGCGCTAAAATCTCTTCGGTTTCATCTCTCCCTTGAAGGACATTCGGTTCGATCGCGCCGATTTCTTCTCGTTCGATGAGGCGCAATTCGGGAAAGAGAGATTTAAACTCTGTATATCGTCGCTCGAGGGTTTTAATTTGTTCTGCCCCAACCGCGAGAACCATCTTAGAATACTGCGTATAAATTTTGCGATCGCGATCGAAACGCAATAGATAATTCTTGACTAAACTTGCAGCACGATTGACCTTTTGCGCCGTTTCTAAAGTGTAATTGGTTTCAATATCGCCGAAATGAAGGGTTTGACTGTTACTGGTTCGATGAGAATTGACCCGAGCGACTTCTTCGTATTTCTCGATCAATAACAAATTATTAAGATTTGTGTAGTGACTCAAGGCATAGAGTAAAGAGGTTCCGGAAACACCCGCGCCAATAATTGCAACGTCATAAATTTCGGTTGGGGAAGACATCTCGATCCAGGTTGATGCAGAAGAGTTCGTAGTTTTATTGTAGCGATTCCTGTGAGTTTGAGGGGTAGCCTTTGAAACAATTGCCGACCTGAAATCCAGAAAAAATGCCGATATCGGGCGTTCGCCAATAGGAGTGTTACGGACTAGGAGCTACCATTTTACAGTCGATCGCGCGATCGCCGACTGCTGTCTGTAAATTATTAGCGGAGCGATCGCTTAATTCAAGCCATCTCAGCAATGGACAACGGGCAAGGAATAGGGTACAAATGAAGTCAACGGTCAACGACCCTTAGTAAGAGACTATCGCTCAAGTCCATTTTGAAACTCTAGGAGCAGGAAAAATGCTATTAATCTCATTTTTACTCACGGTGTTAGTGACAGCTATTAGCTTAGTTATTATCTCAAAATTACCGTTAGGAATTGAAGTCGATAGTTTTGGCAAAGCAGTCATTGC
Encoded proteins:
- a CDS encoding STAS domain-containing protein, which translates into the protein MTHSIVSEKIATIELFGSITAVNAEELRGQLMKKLAKPALSVLQLDLSKVEFLDSAGLMTLVTAYRLANSLNKRLIFCSVPPAVRIVFELTQLDRTFDMFEDRLAGEFSVIE
- a CDS encoding FAD-dependent oxidoreductase — protein: MSSPTEIYDVAIIGAGVSGTSLLYALSHYTNLNNLLLIEKYEEVARVNSHRTSNSQTLHFGDIETNYTLETAQKVNRAASLVKNYLLRFDRDRKIYTQYSKMVLAVGAEQIKTLERRYTEFKSLFPELRLIEREEIGAIEPNVLQGRDETEEILALYTPEGYTIDFQKLSQSFLDRALERTDKKIDLRLGTAINKIEREGELYRLESDRGSILAKTVTVAAGAHSLLFAKSLGYGSHYALLCAAGSFYSAPQVLQGKVYSVQLKKLPFAAIHGDPEVDDPNTTRFGPTAKVVPLLERHNYQTFWDYLRTAGLSLDAIASFLKILADPFFFTYILRNFLYDVPGIGKQLFLREVRKIVPDIRFQDLRYARGYGGLRPQIVNLKTRSLELGQAKIIGDKILFNITPSPGASTCLQNAAEDAEKIVGFLGQEYTFDQKAFYDDLAAVSR
- a CDS encoding tetratricopeptide repeat protein; translation: MNGANSTPQNDEAHLNDPQYWYARGEELASLGQYEQALNCYDKSLNLQPDNIQAWIQYGCILTQLDRYAEALIGFEAALALDPRDETALLFKGVALHQLGDYEQAYLVYDRAEGVERGMLSTQLLHLGHKLLAACGFSKPKAPVAPGERVKR